Below is a genomic region from Algoriphagus halophilus.
GAATTCAAATTTCCCTAATTCCAACCAGTCGCTTTGTTGGGTTTTTAATTGTTTTCGACTCAATTGAGCCTTGATTCTTACGATCAATTCCTCCATGCTGAATGGCTTTCGGATGTAGTCATTACCTCCTTGTCCAAATCCTTTGACCACATCTTCTGTTTGCCCTTTTGAAGTCAAAAAAATAATGGGAGTGAATGGGTCAATTTTTCGAATTTCCTCTGCAAGCGTAAATCCATCCTTCTTGGGCATCATCACATCCAGAACCAGGATTTCAGGTTTGCTGGTTTTGTACTTTTCCCATGCAATTTCTCCATTGGAACAAAGAACTACTTCAAAATCTCTGCTTTCCAGGCTTTC
It encodes:
- a CDS encoding response regulator transcription factor — protein: MNTKTKVLLAEDEISLGMIIQESLESRDFEVVLCSNGEIAWEKYKTSKPEILVLDVMMPKKDGFTLAEEIRKIDPFTPIIFLTSKGQTEDVVKGFGQGGNDYIRKPFSMEELIVRIKAQLSRKQLKTQQSDWLELGKFEFHPTRQLLKFGTTESPLTARESQLLQILLENCNDITDRSLILNQIWGADDFFNARSMDVFITKLRKKLQDDPEIQILNIRGYGYKLVC